In a single window of the uncultured Dysgonomonas sp. genome:
- a CDS encoding LytTR family DNA-binding domain-containing protein: MNTLQKIKSVIVEDEPAAREALKNYLAKYCPQIEFIGEAHNCKDAIPLLHDLEPQLVFLDVEMPFGNAFDVLEGCKDLYFETIFVTAFSEYSLRALNQSAAYYLLKPVSIEELILAVNKVQQHIINKEVFNRNKILIENFRETKPEKQQVILPTLEGFEVVKMEDIIRLQGNGNFTDIYLKDKSKKMVCRFLKHFSEILPYPFIRIHKSHIINFNFVKSYHKNSGGYVTLEDGTEIEISSSYKEDFLRLFKA, from the coding sequence ATGAACACACTACAAAAAATAAAGAGCGTAATAGTAGAGGACGAGCCCGCCGCACGGGAAGCCCTGAAAAACTATCTGGCAAAATACTGTCCGCAAATAGAGTTTATAGGCGAAGCGCATAATTGCAAGGATGCCATACCACTTCTTCACGATCTAGAACCGCAGCTTGTATTCCTCGATGTGGAAATGCCGTTCGGTAATGCCTTCGATGTACTTGAAGGCTGTAAAGACCTTTACTTTGAGACGATATTCGTGACAGCTTTTTCTGAATACTCTTTGCGGGCTTTGAATCAGAGCGCGGCATACTATCTCCTGAAACCTGTAAGCATAGAGGAACTAATATTGGCCGTAAATAAAGTTCAACAACACATTATCAATAAGGAAGTCTTCAACCGCAACAAAATACTGATAGAGAACTTCCGCGAAACCAAGCCGGAAAAACAGCAGGTCATACTCCCTACTCTCGAAGGCTTTGAAGTAGTGAAGATGGAGGATATCATCCGCCTACAAGGTAACGGAAACTTCACCGATATCTACCTGAAAGATAAGAGTAAGAAGATGGTTTGCAGGTTCCTCAAGCATTTCAGCGAGATACTGCCCTACCCTTTCATCCGCATTCATAAGTCACACATCATAAACTTCAACTTTGTAAAGTCATACCACAAAAACTCCGGCGGATATGTGACTCTGGAAGATGGCACGGAGATTGAAATATCATCCAGCTATAAGGAAGATTTCCTCAGGCTATTTAAAGCATAG
- a CDS encoding glycoside hydrolase family 71/99-like protein, with amino-acid sequence MTKITAQTYKHSVKTQYPSYKGLIMAGYQGWFRAPADGVMYPDEKQVRIDMWPDVSEYEKTYPTGLKHADGSTARFFSSTDKSTIDLHFKWMQEYGVDGVFMQRFFGSAQAKARKEAPTAVIRNAFEAASKYQRAIAVMYDLSGLKRSGEDCSSLIEDWKYLVDSIRVTNQKGNQTYLFFNGKPLVAIWGIGFPDRPYNIRNIGIERFIDFLKNDPEYGGCSVMLGVPTFWRELTADCIPDPYLHTIIKQADIVLPWTVQRFTPLLHNDMDRFRDLIIGDMEWCKNNNIDYVPCVTPGFSWHNLSRFEFPDDIKPSGSIPRQGGRFYWQQISTAINAGAGMIYAAMFDEVNEGTAIFKCSDNPPVSDIAKFVGLDGVPSDHYLWLTGEASKMLKRQKPLSIPMPKRDSR; translated from the coding sequence ATGACTAAGATTACTGCTCAGACATACAAACACTCAGTTAAGACACAGTATCCAAGCTATAAAGGACTGATTATGGCAGGTTATCAGGGATGGTTCAGGGCGCCGGCCGATGGAGTGATGTATCCCGATGAAAAACAAGTCCGCATAGATATGTGGCCGGATGTGAGCGAGTATGAAAAGACATATCCTACGGGATTGAAGCACGCGGACGGTTCCACAGCCCGCTTTTTCAGTTCTACGGACAAGAGCACAATAGATTTGCATTTCAAATGGATGCAGGAATATGGTGTAGACGGTGTGTTTATGCAGCGTTTCTTCGGTTCTGCTCAGGCAAAAGCCAGGAAGGAAGCTCCGACCGCTGTAATCAGAAACGCGTTTGAGGCTGCGTCTAAATATCAGCGTGCGATAGCTGTTATGTATGATTTGTCGGGACTGAAAAGATCGGGAGAAGATTGTTCCAGCCTGATAGAGGACTGGAAGTACCTTGTAGATTCCATAAGGGTGACAAACCAGAAAGGAAATCAGACATATTTATTTTTCAACGGGAAACCTCTTGTCGCCATTTGGGGTATCGGGTTCCCTGACAGACCTTATAATATCCGTAATATAGGCATAGAACGTTTCATCGACTTCCTGAAAAACGATCCGGAATATGGCGGATGCAGCGTTATGCTGGGGGTACCTACATTTTGGCGTGAACTGACTGCCGATTGTATACCGGACCCCTATTTACATACGATAATCAAACAGGCCGACATCGTTCTTCCTTGGACTGTCCAGCGCTTTACACCGCTTTTGCATAACGATATGGACCGTTTCCGCGACCTGATAATAGGTGATATGGAGTGGTGTAAAAATAACAATATCGATTATGTGCCTTGTGTGACTCCGGGATTCAGTTGGCATAATCTCAGCCGCTTTGAGTTTCCCGATGATATAAAGCCCTCCGGGTCTATACCACGCCAAGGGGGACGTTTTTATTGGCAGCAGATATCTACTGCTATCAATGCGGGCGCCGGTATGATCTATGCGGCTATGTTCGATGAGGTAAATGAAGGGACGGCAATATTCAAATGCAGCGACAACCCTCCGGTAAGTGATATCGCTAAGTTCGTAGGGTTGGACGGAGTACCATCCGATCATTATCTCTGGCTTACAGGGGAAGCGTCTAAAATGCTGAAAAGACAAAAGCCATTGAGTATCCCGATGCCGAAAAGGGATTCCCGGTAG